A genomic segment from Sorangium aterium encodes:
- a CDS encoding bifunctional homocysteine S-methyltransferase/methylenetetrahydrofolate reductase, translating into MSRTRPEAPFLDALRRSTLVFDGAMGSLLYERGVFVTQNFEQLNVARPDLVKKIHAEYVAAGANVIETNTFGANRFRLERYGLVNEVRNFNLAGARLAREIAGGDAYVAGSIGPTGLVPGVATRDDLAAAAATFAEQAGALAEGGADLLILETFRHLDEIKLAIDAARAAAPGLPVLASMTFDTSGVAADGSEPERVARTLRDWGVDLLGVNCGDGPQLSLAMAERMATAGLPLCVQPNAGLPRTVDGRQLYMATPEYFDVFARRMIQAGAAMIGGCCGTTPEHVRWMAKSARMLRGGAAPEAAARPQITMDAPTGLEPTPLGERSPLAAKIAAGKFVVSVEVNPAPGLNPESALSAAKMLIDSGVDVVNVADGPRATARMTNLAFCSLLVQRYGIEPILHVCGRDRNLIGQMAHLLGAHAIGIKNLVIITGDPPKVGDYPEATAVYDLDSIGLLHMASTMNRGLDPAGKPIPGGKTSFLLATGLEPGAQDLDKEIARLERKRAAGADIIMTQPIFHQDLLEKVLRRIEHLGMPVLVGVLPLVSHKNAEFLHNEVPGMQIPEEIRERMRKVPAGPEARKEGVKIAREMLFSVRDRVQGAYLMPPLGKYELALEVLDGLKTG; encoded by the coding sequence ATGTCCCGCACGAGACCAGAGGCCCCGTTCCTCGACGCGCTCCGGCGTTCGACCCTCGTGTTCGACGGCGCGATGGGCTCGCTGCTCTACGAGCGCGGGGTGTTCGTCACCCAGAACTTCGAGCAGCTCAACGTCGCGCGCCCCGATCTCGTGAAGAAGATCCACGCCGAGTACGTCGCGGCGGGCGCGAACGTCATCGAGACGAACACCTTCGGCGCGAACAGGTTCCGGCTCGAGCGGTACGGGCTCGTCAACGAGGTGCGCAACTTCAACCTCGCGGGCGCGCGCCTCGCGCGCGAGATCGCGGGCGGCGACGCGTACGTCGCCGGCTCGATCGGCCCGACGGGGCTCGTGCCCGGCGTCGCCACGCGCGACGACCTCGCCGCCGCGGCCGCCACGTTCGCGGAGCAGGCCGGCGCGCTCGCCGAGGGCGGCGCGGACCTCCTGATCCTTGAAACATTTCGCCATCTCGACGAGATCAAGCTCGCCATCGACGCGGCGCGGGCGGCCGCGCCGGGGCTCCCGGTCCTCGCGTCGATGACGTTCGACACGAGCGGCGTCGCGGCCGACGGCAGCGAGCCGGAGCGCGTCGCGCGGACGCTGCGGGACTGGGGGGTCGACCTGCTCGGCGTCAACTGCGGCGACGGCCCGCAGCTGTCGCTCGCGATGGCGGAGCGGATGGCGACCGCGGGGCTCCCGCTCTGCGTGCAGCCGAACGCGGGCCTGCCGCGCACGGTCGACGGCCGCCAGCTCTACATGGCGACGCCCGAGTACTTCGACGTCTTCGCCCGCCGCATGATCCAGGCCGGCGCGGCGATGATCGGCGGCTGCTGCGGGACCACGCCGGAGCACGTCCGGTGGATGGCCAAGTCGGCCCGCATGCTCCGGGGCGGCGCCGCGCCCGAGGCCGCCGCGCGCCCGCAGATCACGATGGACGCGCCCACGGGGCTCGAGCCCACGCCGCTCGGCGAGCGCAGCCCCCTCGCGGCGAAGATCGCCGCGGGCAAGTTCGTGGTCTCCGTCGAGGTGAACCCGGCGCCGGGCCTGAACCCCGAGAGCGCGCTGAGCGCCGCCAAGATGCTCATCGACAGCGGCGTCGACGTCGTGAACGTCGCCGACGGCCCGCGCGCCACGGCGCGGATGACGAACCTCGCCTTCTGCTCGCTCCTGGTCCAGCGCTACGGCATCGAGCCGATCCTGCACGTCTGCGGCCGCGACCGGAACCTCATCGGCCAGATGGCGCACCTGCTCGGCGCCCACGCGATCGGCATCAAGAACCTCGTCATCATCACGGGCGATCCGCCGAAGGTCGGCGACTACCCGGAGGCGACCGCCGTCTACGATCTCGACTCCATCGGGCTGCTCCACATGGCGAGCACGATGAACCGCGGCCTCGACCCGGCCGGCAAGCCGATCCCGGGCGGCAAGACGTCGTTCCTGCTCGCCACGGGGCTCGAGCCCGGCGCCCAGGACCTCGACAAGGAGATCGCGCGCTTGGAACGGAAGCGCGCGGCGGGGGCCGACATCATCATGACCCAGCCGATCTTCCACCAGGATCTGCTCGAGAAGGTGCTGCGGCGCATCGAGCACCTGGGGATGCCGGTGCTCGTCGGCGTGCTGCCGCTGGTCAGCCACAAGAACGCCGAGTTCCTCCACAACGAGGTGCCCGGCATGCAGATCCCCGAGGAGATCCGCGAGCGCATGCGCAAGGTGCCGGCCGGCCCCGAGGCGCGCAAGGAGGGGGTGAAGATCGCCCGCGAGATGCTCTTCTCGGTGCGCGACCGGGTGCAGGGGGCCTACCTGATGCCGCCCCTCGGCAAGTACGAGCTGGCGCTCGAGGTGCTCGACGGCCTCAAGACGGGCTGA
- a CDS encoding FG-GAP repeat protein produces MFCITAVTSCSAEVDPASTDSAEEAGPHEQKGPDAASAEHRAAFIASVQRQAPSDYNVNLDASAVRAGVSALNPAHGFISEFTSAGVAVTRESSERAGRLTMKLARYGCEGALVPLDVAAEPRGTNNRVELRHRAPSAGLSVTEWYLNGPLGLEQGFSLDSAPPCRREGEGRVELEIALGGDLSPELSEDGQSVALVDESGAAVLRYADLVVQDARGSVLPAEIKLSDAKLSIVVDDAGATYPLEVDPLIATEQQALYASDASSDDYFGSSVAISGNTAVVGAMGAEAAYVFVRDGASWSQAAVLTPSDGQLGDFFGVSVAIDGDTIVVGNSTRSMERRAVYVFARSGGAWHEQQKLASQDDGGGDVRFGYAVAISGNTIMVGAPDRYGPGGASIFVRSGAAWAQQAKLAPSHDTRNQGYAVALHGDTAVMGSDCDDGPAKPSCRVYVFTRAGNAWSEQAVLYPPAGATPHYRFGGSLSLSSETLAVGTIVYNEYGPDRLAAVVFARSEGAWTQQTMLYSSDVDAPGWGGWFRNTSVAMSGDRLILGSDDGEQGPRVFARIGGAWTPQATVDSSTWSRWEVRVALSGDTLIAGTWADGVRGNSAGAAHVIKLQEGPPAHLVGARAFVEHAADLPFVLDSADTNRFGTPSSIDWASFTGTTQGASLFTLSLLHEDPTLTTSILRGWWGSTSPTSTNLYGQVVAGNHFKRISKISDVLPGDLLVINYTDGGSGHTAIVDASPTAIAAVEPVVPGTTQYSLRVIDSTSTAHGCTTDPSTGDTRWVPADPTRPCRGGSTDGGAGRGTMRLYAVSPGRANAGDLTGYSWSLTSGSAYFPQSGARPHAIGRLVR; encoded by the coding sequence TTGTTTTGCATCACCGCCGTCACGTCGTGCAGCGCGGAGGTCGATCCAGCGAGCACGGACAGCGCCGAGGAAGCAGGGCCTCACGAGCAGAAGGGACCCGACGCCGCGTCCGCAGAGCACCGCGCGGCGTTCATCGCGAGCGTTCAGAGACAGGCGCCTTCTGACTACAATGTAAACCTCGACGCGTCGGCCGTGCGCGCTGGGGTGAGCGCTCTCAATCCGGCGCACGGCTTCATCTCCGAGTTCACCTCGGCCGGCGTCGCCGTGACCCGGGAGAGCTCGGAGAGGGCGGGTCGACTCACGATGAAGCTCGCGCGTTATGGCTGCGAGGGGGCGCTCGTCCCCCTGGACGTCGCGGCCGAACCACGCGGGACGAACAACCGCGTCGAGCTACGGCATCGAGCCCCGTCCGCGGGCCTGAGCGTCACGGAGTGGTACCTGAACGGCCCCCTCGGGCTGGAGCAGGGCTTCTCCCTGGACTCGGCGCCTCCATGCCGGCGCGAGGGCGAAGGCAGGGTGGAGCTCGAGATCGCGCTCGGGGGCGATCTCTCGCCGGAACTATCCGAGGACGGCCAGTCGGTGGCGCTGGTGGACGAGTCCGGCGCGGCCGTGCTGCGGTACGCCGATCTCGTCGTCCAGGACGCGCGCGGGAGCGTGCTTCCGGCAGAGATCAAGCTGAGCGACGCGAAGCTCTCGATCGTGGTGGACGACGCCGGCGCGACCTATCCGCTGGAGGTCGACCCGCTCATCGCCACGGAGCAACAAGCGCTCTACGCCAGCGATGCCTCGAGCGACGACTATTTCGGGTCGTCCGTAGCCATCTCGGGGAACACCGCGGTGGTCGGCGCCATGGGCGCGGAAGCAGCTTACGTGTTCGTGCGCGACGGCGCGTCGTGGTCCCAGGCGGCCGTGCTCACGCCCAGCGATGGCCAGCTGGGAGATTTCTTCGGCGTTTCTGTGGCCATCGACGGAGATACGATCGTCGTCGGAAACAGCACTCGTTCAATGGAGCGCCGCGCCGTGTACGTGTTCGCGCGCAGCGGCGGCGCCTGGCACGAGCAGCAAAAGCTCGCCTCACAGGACGACGGAGGCGGCGACGTTCGGTTCGGATATGCCGTCGCCATATCGGGCAATACGATCATGGTCGGGGCCCCCGACCGTTATGGTCCAGGCGGTGCGTCGATCTTCGTCCGGAGCGGCGCCGCGTGGGCGCAGCAGGCCAAGCTCGCGCCCAGCCACGACACCCGGAACCAAGGCTACGCCGTCGCCCTGCACGGCGACACCGCGGTCATGGGCAGCGACTGCGACGACGGTCCAGCGAAACCATCGTGTCGAGTCTACGTGTTTACCCGCGCCGGCAACGCCTGGTCCGAACAGGCCGTTCTCTACCCGCCGGCCGGAGCGACACCGCACTACAGGTTCGGCGGCTCGCTCTCGTTGAGCTCGGAGACGCTGGCGGTGGGCACCATCGTCTACAATGAGTATGGCCCTGACAGGCTGGCCGCCGTGGTCTTCGCGCGCAGCGAGGGCGCGTGGACCCAGCAAACCATGCTGTACTCCAGCGATGTCGATGCTCCTGGCTGGGGGGGCTGGTTTCGCAACACCAGCGTCGCCATGTCCGGGGACAGGTTGATCCTCGGAAGTGACGACGGCGAACAGGGACCGAGGGTCTTCGCCAGGATCGGCGGCGCATGGACGCCGCAGGCCACGGTCGATAGTTCCACATGGAGCAGGTGGGAGGTTCGTGTGGCGCTCTCGGGAGACACGCTGATTGCCGGCACGTGGGCCGACGGCGTTCGCGGCAACAGCGCCGGCGCAGCTCATGTCATCAAGCTGCAAGAGGGTCCGCCTGCTCACCTCGTGGGAGCCCGCGCTTTCGTCGAGCATGCCGCCGACCTGCCGTTCGTGCTCGACAGCGCCGACACCAACAGGTTCGGGACGCCGAGCAGCATCGACTGGGCGAGCTTCACCGGGACCACGCAGGGCGCGTCGCTGTTCACCCTGTCCCTCTTGCATGAGGATCCCACGCTGACGACCTCGATCCTCCGCGGCTGGTGGGGCTCCACGAGCCCGACCTCCACGAACCTGTACGGTCAGGTCGTGGCCGGGAACCACTTCAAGCGGATCTCGAAGATCAGCGACGTCCTGCCTGGCGATCTGCTGGTCATCAACTACACGGACGGCGGCTCGGGACACACGGCGATCGTCGACGCGTCCCCGACCGCCATCGCGGCCGTCGAGCCCGTCGTCCCCGGCACGACCCAGTATTCGCTCCGGGTCATCGACTCGACGAGCACCGCCCACGGGTGCACCACGGACCCGAGCACGGGGGACACGCGATGGGTGCCGGCCGATCCGACCAGGCCCTGCCGCGGCGGGAGCACGGACGGCGGGGCAGGTAGGGGCACCATGCGTCTTTACGCCGTCTCCCCGGGCCGGGCGAACGCCGGGGACCTCACCGGGTACAGCTGGAGCCTCACGTCGGGCTCCGCGTACTTCCCGCAATCCGGCGCGCGGCCCCACGCGATCGGCCGGCTCGTCCGCTGA
- a CDS encoding aminotransferase class V-fold PLP-dependent enzyme: MRHTAEIDRDRAFTAKLGDRGLFPHLAPLVYVNHAGISPPSRPVRLAMTALLDDYAAQGAAAYPAWHAQRLRLREKLGRLIGAATAGDDIALVQSTTRGLTDIALCFPWRPRDRVILFEGEFPANVTPWQRAAAIFGLEVVFLPLGGFADGSGAGLARLEGELERGARLVAVSAVQFQTGLRMPLAEIGALCRAHGAELCVDAVQAIGATPVDVEAAGVDYLACGGHKWLMGLEGTGFLYIRRERLPSLRPAVAGWLSHEDAVSFLLQGPGKLRYDRPIRQRADFVEGGNLNAAGFAGLEAAVDLILQIGVERIHEHANRFLDPLEEALRERGWESLRPTDPALRGCSLGVRPPGGASVVELYRELTRLGIACAIPDGVLRFSPHWPNALDEWEQVLLSADEALGRIATG; encoded by the coding sequence ATGCGACACACCGCCGAAATCGATAGGGATCGGGCGTTCACCGCGAAGCTCGGCGATCGCGGGCTGTTCCCTCACCTCGCGCCGCTCGTCTACGTGAACCACGCGGGGATCTCGCCGCCGTCGCGGCCGGTGCGCCTCGCGATGACGGCGCTGCTCGACGACTACGCCGCGCAGGGGGCGGCCGCGTACCCGGCGTGGCACGCGCAGCGGCTCCGCCTGCGGGAGAAGCTCGGCCGGCTCATCGGCGCGGCGACGGCAGGTGACGACATCGCGCTGGTCCAGAGCACGACGCGCGGGCTCACGGACATCGCGCTGTGCTTCCCCTGGCGGCCGCGCGACCGGGTGATCCTCTTCGAGGGGGAGTTCCCGGCCAACGTGACCCCGTGGCAGCGCGCGGCCGCGATCTTCGGCCTGGAGGTCGTCTTCCTGCCGCTCGGCGGCTTCGCGGACGGCAGCGGCGCGGGCCTCGCCCGGCTGGAGGGCGAGCTCGAGCGCGGGGCGCGGCTCGTCGCGGTGAGCGCCGTGCAGTTCCAGACGGGGCTCAGGATGCCGCTCGCGGAGATCGGCGCGCTCTGCCGCGCGCACGGCGCCGAGCTCTGCGTGGACGCCGTGCAGGCGATCGGCGCGACGCCGGTGGACGTCGAGGCGGCCGGGGTCGATTACCTCGCGTGCGGCGGCCACAAGTGGCTGATGGGGCTGGAGGGCACGGGCTTCCTGTACATCCGCCGCGAGCGCCTGCCGTCGCTGCGGCCCGCGGTGGCGGGCTGGCTGAGCCACGAGGACGCCGTGAGCTTCCTGCTCCAGGGCCCGGGCAAGCTCCGGTACGACCGGCCGATCCGGCAGCGCGCCGACTTCGTCGAGGGCGGCAACCTCAACGCCGCGGGCTTCGCGGGGCTGGAGGCGGCGGTGGACCTGATCCTGCAGATCGGGGTCGAGCGGATCCACGAGCACGCGAACCGGTTCCTCGACCCGCTCGAGGAGGCGCTCCGGGAGCGCGGTTGGGAGAGCCTCCGGCCGACAGATCCGGCGCTGCGGGGCTGCTCGCTCGGGGTGAGGCCGCCGGGCGGCGCCTCGGTGGTCGAGCTGTACCGCGAGCTCACCCGCCTCGGGATCGCCTGCGCGATCCCGGACGGCGTGCTGCGCTTCTCGCCGCACTGGCCCAACGCGCTGGACGAGTGGGAGCAGGTGCTGCTGTCGGCCGACGAGGCGCTCGGGCGGATCGCGACCGGGTGA
- a CDS encoding YgiQ family radical SAM protein, giving the protein MPLTQLRRSAGAAPRDLTAFLPTTREEMRARGWEALDILLVNGDAYVDHPAFGAAIIGRFLEGRGFRVGIVSQPGYQDTSDLLRMGVPRLMVGVTAGNLDSMLNKLTAQKKVRSEDQYSPGGQVGLRPNRASIVYANLCRQAFPGVPIVLGGIEASLRRIAHYDYWSDQVRRSVLLDAKADMLIFGMGEKAVWEVADRLRRGEPVRSIRDVRGTAVPLRKGEWEQIEGSRYVADGKAVILPSYEEVAADKGAFAEMSRAFQFETNPGNARPLLQAHGAEAVYFNPPAFPLETGQMDALYDLPFTRVPHWSYDAPIPAYETVKHSVVTMRGCFGGCTFCSITEHEGRVIQSRSADSILREVRALRRMDGFRGVLSDLGGPTANMYQMRCKDEAIENACRRLSCVFPEVCENLNTDHGPLLKLMKAVREEQGIKKVFIASGVRYDLAERSPEFIEELAAHHTGGQLSVAPEHNKKDVLDKMKKPGIESYERFAEQFRCASEEAGKNQFLVPYFISGHPGSTLRDMVDLAIYLKKSGMRPRQVQDFIPTPMSMAACMYHTGIDPLTREPVYTAKDLREKKLQKALLLYWDPAHHDEAREALIKAGRGDLIGTKPHCLVPPAAGKGAPPRYLAKVRGERRGKPADATHRRNR; this is encoded by the coding sequence GTGCCCCTCACCCAGCTCCGCCGAAGCGCCGGCGCCGCCCCCCGGGACCTGACCGCCTTCCTGCCGACGACCCGGGAGGAGATGCGCGCCCGGGGCTGGGAGGCGCTCGACATCCTGCTCGTCAACGGCGACGCCTACGTCGACCACCCGGCGTTCGGCGCCGCGATCATCGGCCGCTTCCTCGAGGGGCGCGGCTTCCGGGTCGGCATCGTCTCGCAGCCCGGCTACCAGGACACGAGCGACCTCCTGCGGATGGGGGTGCCCCGGCTCATGGTCGGGGTCACCGCCGGCAACCTCGACTCGATGCTGAACAAGCTCACCGCGCAGAAGAAGGTGCGCAGCGAGGACCAGTACTCGCCGGGCGGGCAGGTGGGCCTCCGCCCCAACCGGGCCTCGATCGTCTACGCGAACCTCTGCCGCCAGGCGTTCCCCGGCGTCCCCATCGTCCTCGGCGGCATCGAGGCGTCGCTCCGGCGCATCGCCCACTACGACTACTGGTCCGACCAGGTCCGCCGCTCGGTCCTGCTCGACGCCAAGGCCGACATGCTCATCTTCGGCATGGGCGAGAAGGCCGTCTGGGAGGTCGCCGATCGCCTCCGGCGCGGCGAGCCCGTCCGGTCGATCCGCGACGTCAGGGGCACCGCCGTCCCCCTGCGCAAGGGCGAGTGGGAGCAGATCGAGGGCTCCCGCTACGTCGCCGACGGCAAGGCGGTGATCCTCCCGAGCTACGAGGAGGTCGCCGCGGACAAGGGCGCCTTCGCGGAGATGTCACGCGCCTTCCAGTTCGAGACGAACCCCGGCAACGCCCGCCCGCTGCTCCAGGCGCACGGCGCCGAGGCGGTGTACTTCAACCCGCCCGCGTTCCCGCTGGAGACGGGCCAGATGGACGCGCTCTACGACCTGCCGTTCACGCGGGTGCCGCACTGGTCGTACGACGCGCCCATCCCCGCGTACGAGACGGTGAAGCACTCGGTCGTCACGATGCGCGGCTGCTTCGGCGGCTGCACGTTCTGCTCGATCACCGAGCACGAGGGCCGGGTGATCCAGTCGCGCTCGGCCGACAGCATCCTGCGCGAGGTGCGGGCGCTGCGGCGCATGGACGGCTTCCGCGGCGTGCTCAGCGACCTCGGCGGGCCGACCGCGAACATGTACCAGATGCGGTGCAAGGACGAGGCGATCGAGAACGCCTGCCGGCGGCTCTCGTGCGTCTTCCCCGAGGTCTGCGAGAACCTGAACACCGACCACGGCCCGCTGCTCAAGCTGATGAAGGCGGTGCGCGAGGAGCAGGGGATCAAGAAGGTCTTCATCGCCTCGGGCGTGCGCTACGACCTCGCGGAGCGGTCGCCCGAGTTCATCGAGGAGCTCGCCGCGCACCACACGGGCGGCCAGCTCTCGGTCGCCCCGGAGCACAACAAGAAGGACGTGCTCGACAAGATGAAGAAGCCGGGCATCGAGAGCTACGAGCGCTTCGCCGAGCAGTTCCGGTGCGCGAGCGAGGAGGCCGGCAAGAACCAGTTCCTCGTGCCCTACTTCATCTCGGGGCACCCCGGCTCGACGCTGCGGGACATGGTCGACCTCGCGATCTACCTGAAGAAGAGCGGGATGAGGCCGCGCCAGGTGCAGGATTTCATCCCGACGCCGATGTCGATGGCGGCCTGCATGTACCACACGGGGATCGACCCGCTCACGCGGGAGCCTGTGTACACGGCGAAGGACCTGCGCGAGAAGAAGCTCCAGAAGGCGCTGCTCCTCTACTGGGACCCGGCGCACCACGACGAGGCGCGGGAGGCCTTGATCAAGGCGGGCCGCGGGGATCTCATCGGCACGAAGCCGCACTGCCTCGTGCCGCCGGCGGCCGGGAAGGGGGCGCCGCCGCGCTACCTCGCCAAGGTCCGCGGGGAGCGCCGGGGGAAGCCTGCCGATGCGACACACCGCCGAAATCGATAG
- a CDS encoding RNA polymerase sigma factor: protein MGVPFLRGLLRGFGVGANDREDVVYDVLLAAYRNLETFDASRLLRALQGRRDEDDFFEDDFEDEDHEPVPLSEVLPWIGEGQPQPRRVWDSLYRWLYGIAWRQVSHYRDRAYRRREIPDGLRLIAISAGVDRRSPLEQRLEAMERAEVIDALLASLDPQRRVMLVMHDMLEIPVVDIARELQINENTGQNRLRLAREDFRAAVKRLDPEQRNALRLGDRPFAAEATTRRRPAPRRRRRGT, encoded by the coding sequence GTGGGCGTTCCCTTCCTTCGCGGGCTGCTCCGGGGCTTCGGCGTGGGGGCGAACGATCGCGAGGACGTGGTTTACGACGTCCTCCTCGCCGCTTACCGCAATCTGGAGACCTTCGACGCGAGCCGCCTGCTGCGCGCGTTGCAGGGGCGGCGCGACGAGGACGACTTCTTCGAGGACGACTTCGAGGACGAGGACCACGAGCCGGTGCCGCTCAGCGAGGTGCTCCCGTGGATCGGGGAGGGGCAGCCGCAGCCGCGGCGGGTGTGGGACTCGCTCTACCGGTGGCTCTACGGGATCGCGTGGCGGCAGGTCAGCCACTACCGCGACCGGGCGTATCGGCGCCGCGAGATCCCGGACGGCCTGCGGCTCATCGCCATCTCTGCCGGCGTCGACCGCCGGTCCCCTCTGGAGCAGCGGCTGGAGGCGATGGAGCGGGCCGAGGTGATCGACGCGCTGCTCGCCAGCCTCGACCCGCAGCGGCGGGTCATGCTGGTGATGCACGACATGCTGGAGATCCCGGTCGTGGACATCGCCCGGGAGCTCCAGATCAACGAGAATACAGGGCAGAACCGGCTACGGCTGGCCCGGGAGGACTTCCGGGCGGCGGTGAAGCGGCTCGACCCGGAGCAGCGGAACGCGCTGCGCCTCGGCGACAGGCCGTTCGCCGCCGAGGCGACGACGCGCCGCCGGCCGGCCCCCCGGCGGCGCAGGCGGGGGACCTGA
- a CDS encoding right-handed parallel beta-helix repeat-containing protein: MVLDQRFVQIWIGVLLALASAPAGAAPPPESTARSEAGWGYHPPPEERAVSSQGFCSLDQPYTEPPFLADQTTGIACPGYATQSPLCTGPFCPESRVCPGTRTLHEDLNACDGAGCCLPGSVDPDGVVDVLPYLARPAEWPFSADASVDRSTNVDDSPGIATAIECAASLSASRRTVAFAAGRYVLRTPLRPHHDALTLEGPELSPEAPPGDPSTATLVAIPCNPEQYPGAIQVTRVVKPDGTIISAVQGLWIRNLQIAITEGPRTKANSGIQLNTCSDCKVENVILRYSPLVPQLPSCKPSNLEGIGFTWGSGGVIRNVLVDGFSKSGIYLSSIAGYHDTPPILVENCEIRNIDGPVSASGIKIVTANVTVRNCHVHHNMIHPGDGSTTVSGGHGIWISTQISPGPGIPSPVPYNVVVKDSYFHHNGGSGVVLASPLENERPKGILIKRVKFAYNGGHGVHVQAGAGVEFLDVWSWGNALYGVLVSSRTTLPATSTRVEDVILENLLVFDNALRFTSGSYPGIRIEASDVTIHGGAVARCEPWRGMQSRSIQQQCWLSGPAGAQVLSHPEENVISDVRTDGLSAPEVLACPY; this comes from the coding sequence GTGGTATTGGATCAGCGGTTTGTGCAGATCTGGATCGGAGTCCTGCTCGCGCTCGCCTCCGCTCCAGCCGGAGCGGCGCCGCCCCCGGAAAGCACCGCCCGCTCCGAGGCGGGCTGGGGATATCACCCTCCTCCGGAGGAGCGCGCCGTGTCCTCCCAGGGGTTCTGCAGCCTCGATCAGCCCTACACCGAGCCGCCCTTCCTGGCAGACCAGACGACCGGCATCGCTTGCCCCGGTTACGCGACGCAATCGCCGCTCTGCACGGGGCCTTTCTGCCCCGAAAGCCGCGTTTGCCCGGGGACGAGGACGCTGCACGAGGACCTGAATGCTTGCGACGGGGCAGGCTGCTGCCTGCCAGGCTCCGTCGACCCGGACGGCGTGGTCGACGTCCTGCCCTACCTGGCGAGGCCGGCGGAATGGCCCTTCTCCGCCGACGCGTCCGTCGACCGCAGCACGAACGTCGACGACAGCCCGGGCATCGCGACGGCCATCGAGTGCGCGGCGTCGCTGAGCGCCAGCAGGCGCACCGTGGCTTTCGCTGCCGGGCGTTACGTGCTGCGCACCCCGCTGCGGCCTCACCATGACGCGCTCACCCTGGAGGGACCGGAGCTGTCTCCCGAGGCCCCCCCGGGCGATCCCAGCACCGCGACCCTCGTGGCGATCCCCTGCAATCCGGAGCAGTACCCCGGGGCCATCCAGGTCACCAGGGTCGTCAAGCCGGACGGGACCATCATCAGCGCGGTCCAGGGGCTCTGGATCCGCAATCTGCAGATCGCGATCACGGAGGGGCCACGCACGAAGGCGAACAGCGGCATCCAGCTGAACACCTGCTCGGACTGCAAGGTGGAGAACGTCATCCTGCGGTACTCGCCCCTCGTTCCCCAGCTACCTTCCTGCAAGCCGAGCAACCTGGAGGGCATCGGCTTCACCTGGGGCTCCGGGGGCGTCATCCGCAACGTGCTCGTGGATGGCTTCTCGAAGAGCGGCATCTACCTGTCCTCCATCGCCGGGTACCACGACACGCCGCCCATCCTCGTGGAGAACTGCGAGATCAGGAACATCGACGGCCCGGTCAGCGCCAGCGGGATCAAGATCGTCACCGCCAACGTGACCGTGCGCAATTGCCACGTGCACCACAACATGATCCATCCCGGCGACGGCTCCACCACGGTCAGCGGCGGGCATGGCATCTGGATCTCCACCCAGATCTCCCCTGGGCCCGGGATCCCGAGCCCGGTGCCGTACAACGTCGTGGTCAAGGACAGCTACTTTCATCACAACGGCGGCTCCGGCGTCGTGCTCGCGAGCCCCCTCGAGAACGAACGTCCGAAGGGGATCCTGATCAAGAGGGTCAAGTTCGCTTACAACGGGGGCCATGGCGTCCACGTGCAGGCTGGCGCCGGCGTGGAGTTCTTGGACGTCTGGTCCTGGGGCAACGCGCTCTACGGCGTGCTCGTGAGCTCGCGGACGACGCTGCCCGCGACCTCGACCCGGGTAGAGGATGTGATCCTGGAGAACCTGCTCGTCTTCGACAATGCCCTGCGCTTCACGTCGGGCTCCTATCCCGGTATCAGGATAGAGGCCAGCGACGTCACGATCCACGGCGGCGCGGTGGCCCGCTGCGAGCCCTGGCGCGGGATGCAGTCGCGATCCATCCAGCAGCAATGCTGGCTGTCGGGTCCGGCCGGCGCCCAGGTGCTCTCCCATCCGGAAGAGAACGTCATCTCGGACGTGCGCACCGATGGCCTGAGCGCGCCGGAGGTGCTGGCGTGCCCCTATTGA